The following is a genomic window from Dermatophilaceae bacterium Soc4.6.
TGTTGGTAGACCGGCACGGTGACCGAACGGTCGCCGGCCTCCCAGTAGGCGAACATCCGCTTCAGAGAAGCGCCCCGGGGAGGGATGACCCCACGCGCTGTGACGGCCTCGACGAACCGGTGCATCGCGGCGCCCTGCGTCCAGCCAGCGTTGTGACGCGCCTGCCGTAGCGGCGAGGCAGGCCCCGGGACCTGCTGGTAGTCACCCCTAGTCACCGTCCGTCACCTTCCGGACAGGCGTCGTCGCGACCGAACCTAGGTGCAACGCGGCACGGGGAGGGAAGGGCCATGAACACCGAATCAGGTTGTGCGACAGCCGTGCAGCGGCCACCGCGGCATCGGCCGGCCGCGGCCGATGTGTCGCAACGGGGACTCTCTGGTCGCACCCGACCATGGTGGGCCGATTCGCAGGCGACTGTCGCGCCTTTCGGCGGCCTGTGCATAACCGGGGCGGTGTTGGCCGGGATCGGCCGCCGCTGTGGATATCGCCCGTGGCGGTCATCCACAGGCCCGCAATGGACAGGATGTTTGTCCACACCTGGGGCGTCATGGTCTTCCGCCACGTCGTCGGCTGTTCTCTCATATCTCCATATGCCGAACGGGAAGGTCCAGGTGGTCACATGAGCCGGCAAGAAGTGCAGGGCAAACAGATCGCTCAGTCTCTGGGTGCCTGCCCATCCCTGGGCTCGTCGTCACCAGAGCGCGACGAGCTGTGGCTGGTCGTGCAGTCCACTGTCTGCACGCGAGGGCTGGCGAGCGTGACGCCGCTCGGCTCGGACGCCTCCATCACCGTTACCCACGAGCAGGCCACCGACGAGCTCATCTCCGCGATGGAGTGGCTCACCAGGCATGAGGACCAGGCCCGGGCGATGCAGCCGCTGCAGCTCTTCGTTAGGCTCCGCGGCGTCGCGACTCGGGGGTCTCACGGCTCCGGCCGGGCCGCGAGAGCGGACGCACTGCGCGGAATCACCCATGTCGTTCCCGGCGAACCCGTCGTCTGGTCTGACGCGGACCCGAGCGAGGTGGCGTCGTGAGCCGGCAGCCTTTCGATCGGTGGGCCGCCGAGCAGCTCGACGTCGACCCTGAGGTGCTGGTCACGGCGAAGGTCATCGCGGCATTCGACCTGCTCCTGTCGCGGCTCGAAGCCGCCGCTGGCCGGGGGGCGAGGAACCCTCTCGTGACCATCTCCGGCAAGCGGGCCGGCGGCAACTCCCGAGCCTGCACTCGCCGCATGCTCGAGCAGCTCGGCTTCACCCCCGGGCAACGGCGCGCCGTTCACCGCCTGCTGGCCGGGTCACCCTCCGGATGGCCCGGGCTGCTGAGGCTCTACGCCGAGAACGTGGCCCTCGATGCACGGCAGCGCCAATATGCCCGCCGCCAGCTGCTGTGCCTCCGCGGCAAGCAACCCGAGCCACCCCGGGAGCGTGCGACGGTCAGGTCCTGAGCGGCGCAAGGCTCGGATGCGTCACCAGCGCCGGGATGCCGTAAAGCTGCGCGACACCCGCCACCGCCACCACAGCGACCGCTGGCCCTGAGAGCAGCCGGGGCCGGCCGTCACCAAAGTCGAGAACAACATGGCCCGCGCGAAGGTCGACCTCGAAGCCGACCATCGACCCCCACCACAGAGACACCAGATCACTGGAGGCGAGCCGCACCAGAAGTCGCCGATCCGTGATCAACACCTGAGACCACGACGCGTCGCTCCACAAACCGTCGATCCGGACGCGCAGCCACGACATTGACAAGCGCCACAGCACCTCTCCCGGTTCCAGCACCACACCCAGCGTCATCGGGTCGACGGGGCGCTCAGCCTGTAGACCGGCGAGCTCGAGAGCCAGAGCGCGCGCATCACCGGCCTCCGCCGGCCCAACTGCCGGCGGTGCGTCACTGTGCTTCCGCAGCCGCATCCGTCGCTCCCTCACCTTGCTGTCCATGGCAACACTGTCGCGCCGGGGCACGACATCGCAACGCCTCAACCCATCGTGCCCCGAGCAGCTCCTACTCCGCCCATGACCGCCAAGCCCGTGATGACAGTTGTCGGCGCCTCGCTCGCCGCGCTCCTTCTCATCGTCGGGTCCGCCGCCGCCTCGACGCTGGGCACCGACACGCCGGCGCCCGGTCCGCTCTGCGTCACCACCGGACCAATGACGGGGCTTTCTCCCGCCCAGGCCACGAACGCACGGATCGTCGCGGCCACCGCGTCTGCGCGAGGCGGTCCGACCGCGGCCATGGTGGCCCTCATGGTCGGTCTTGCCGAGTCCGGCATGCGCGTGCTGGCCAACCCCAACGACCCCGGGGGCGCGGCCTACCCCCACGACGGCGTCGGCTACGACCACGACTCCCTCGGGATCTTTCAGCAGCGGCCCAGCTGGGGCAGCGCGGCCCAACGGATGGACCCGACCGCCTCCACCGACCTGTTCGTCGACGCGCTGATGGCACTGCCGAACTGGCAGAGCAAGCCTCCCGCGGTGGCCGCCCAGCTCGTCCAACGCTCAGCCTTCGACGGCACGCCAAGCGCAGCCAACGGCAGGTCGGCCGTCGTGGGAGCGAACTACCGTGACCAGCAGCCCCTTGCCGTCACGGTGCTAGGGATCGTCTCCGCTGACGCCGCACGCCTCGACTGCGGCGCCAGCGGCGGGCCAGTCGCGCCAGCGAGCCCAGGAGCCTATGGACTCCCGCCAACGTGGGCGATCCCGGGTGGCACCAGCTTCGAGGCCCGGATCGCGGCGGCCTTCGCGTTGGCCCAACTCGGCAAGCCCTACCAGTGGGGCGCCACCGGCCCGGCGGCATTCGACTGCTCGGGGCTCCTGCAGAGCGCCTGGGCGCAAGCAGGCGTGATGATCAGCCGCACCACCTACACCCAGCTCCACGACGGCACGCCGACGGATGCCGCACATCTGCTTCCTGGCGACCTGGTCTTAACCCCCGGCAGTGACGGCAGCCTGGCCCTGCCCGGGCACGTCGGCATGTCCATCGGCCTCGGCCTGATCGTCGAGGCACCCCAGACCGGGGACGTGGTCAAGGTCGTGACACTGAGGGGCTTCACCGCCGGCGGCGTCTCCGCCCTCCGACACATCGCCTGACCTGCCGGCCTGCAACACCAAGACAGCCCCCGTACGGCGCTCGGCGCATGGTGCCCCCAGCCAGAAGTTGGGCTGACACGCGCGGGATGGCCCCGCGCGAGTTGCGAAAGGTCCTCGCCATGTCAGCGCCAAGCATCGACATCCCACCGAACACGAATGGTCTGCCCGGCCTTGGCGCCCTCGAGTCGATGGTGGGCGCCCTGCTCACGTTTGGCCTCGTCGCCGCAGTCGCCGGGATCGCCATCTCTTCCATCGCCTGGGCAATCGGGTCGCACTCGTCCAACCCGCACGTCGCCGGGAAGGGCAAGACCGGCGTTCTGGTGGCGGGTGGCGCCGCACTGTTGATCGGCGCCGCGAATGCGCTGGTGACGTTCTTCAACACCGTCGGTCACACGGTCCAATGACCATGCGGGCACTCACCTTTCCCCCGCGCCTCCGCCGGCGAGGCGTGACAGCGTTCGTACTCGGCCTCCTCGTCGCCGCAGCGGTGGTTCTCGGCGGCCACGTCGTGACGCGGACCCCCGAGCCACCGGCGCATGCGGTCGTATCGCCGGTGGCCATCCCGCTGCGAGAAGGCCGGTCACCGACCGGATCGGCGTCGCAGCCCGAGGCAAGTGGCAACACCGTCGCCGCCGCCCAGCTGGACCGGATCCGGCACCTCCCGCCCATCAGCCCACCCACCAAAGCGGCACCACTCATCACCGGCGACCCCACGACACAGCCGGATCTCTTCGCGGCAGAGTTCGTTCGTCGCCTCCTGACCCAGGACTTTGGAACGCCCCGCGACGGTCATCTGGCGTGGGTGCAGTCCGAGTCAGCGAGCACGAACGAGCCGCTCGTCGTCGGACTGGTCCCGGCCGATCTGCGTGACCGGCTCGCGCTCTTCTCCATCACCGACAACGGTGACGGCTCAGCGCTCGTCCCACCGGCCGGCGCGTGGCAAGCCCTCGCCGCTCGCGCGGCATACGACACCGCGACGGTGGACCAGGTGATCGAGCCACTCGCGTGGCGCAACGCGGTCGCCGCCGGCCGGGTCAGCGACCCGGGCGTTACCTGCCGCATTGTCGCGGTCACCGTGACCCGTCACGAACGTGTCAACGACAGGGACAGGACGACGAAGTCCAGCGTCTCGGTGACCCTCAACCTCGAGGGACCACCCACCCGGCCGACGTGGGCGTTCGTCGCCGCCGTCGACGTCACGATCCTGCCGATGGCGACGCCATGAGCTGCGACGGAATCTTCAGCCTCAGCCCGGTCTGCGTGGCCACCGCCGCGGTCAACCTCCCCTCATCGATCGCCGACAGCGCCTTCTCACACATGGCCGGCGCCTTCGGCGTCACCGCGGGCAACGCCGCCTCCTGGCTATGGCAGCAGCTCGACGAGGCCACCGCCTTGGACCTGTCGTCGCCCGCCCTGCTCACGGAGATCGCCGCAACCGCCTCCGTTGCCGTCGTGCTGTGCCTGGCCTTGTTCACCATCCAAGTCATCACCGGGACGCTGCGACGGGATCCGGGCGCTCTCGGTCGAGCCTTCACCGGACTGGTGATCAGCTTTGTCGGCTCAGCTCTAGCGCTGGGCACCACCCGCATCGGCCTGGGCGCCGTCGACTCCCTGAGCGCCGGATTCGTCCAGTACACCGCTGGCACCAACGTCGCCGGCCTCGGCAGCAAGCTCCAGTTCGTGGCCCTGAGCAACATCCAGAGCCCCGTCACCACGCTCCTGTTCGCGGTGGTCATCATCGCTGCCGTCGTCGTGGTCTGGGCAGCCATGATGATCCGCAAGATGACGCTGCTCATCGCTGCCGTCCTGGCGCCGTTGGCGTTCTCCGGCGCGACTGCCGACATCACCCGCAGCTGGGCCCGCAAGTGGGTCGAGTTGGTGTGCGCGCTCGTCGCATCCAAGCTGCTGCTCGTCATCATCCTCAGCATCGGCGTCGCCGTGCTCGACACGGCCGGCCAGGCCGGTGGCGGCACCGGACAGGCCACCACTCAACTGGCCGCGGGCTCGCTCATCCTGATGCTCGGCGGGTTCGCCCCGTGGGCGTCGATCAAGATGTTCAGCTTCGCCGGCGAGAGCCTGTATGCCGCGCACGCGGCCGTCGGGCACGCCAAGGCCGGCGGGCAGGCCGCCATCGCGGCACCCCAGAAGGCCGCTGCCCTGCACGGACAGGTTCGCGCCATATCGGCCGGATCACGCGCCTCGCATGCCACCCCACCCTGGGCGGGTGGCAACCAGCCGACCGCCGCGGCCGTCCAGACCGCCAGGCCCGGGGTGCCTGGCGTCGGGACGGCGCCCGCCGGGGAGCCGGGAGCCGCTGGGGCGGTCGGTGCCACCGGTAGCGCCGCAGCCGCTACCGGTCCGGCCGCCCCAGCAATCGCCGTCGGAACCGCCGCCGCCGGTGCTGTCGAGACCACCGTGCAGCAGGCAGGGGTAGCAACCCAGTCGGCCACGACCGCCGGGCCACCGGGAGGGCCCCCGCCGGAACCGCCGCCACCCCCGGGAACCCAGCTACCACCCGCGCGAGGACCCCAGCCATGACCGACACCGGCACCCCGATGACCGTCCGCTTCGCCCGGCGACCCCGTCGGGGTCTCCTCCTCGGACTGTCGGCACCCCGCGTCGCCTGCCTGGCGGTCGCTGTGAGCGTCCTCATCCCGGCGATGTTTACCACCGGCGCCCTCGGTGCCGCGCTCACCCTCCCCCTCTGGGGCGGGCTCGTCGCGCTCGCTTTCGTCCGGGTCGGTGGTCGCATCGCCGTCGAGGCCGCCCCCACCGCAGTCCACTACCTGGTTCGCCGGGCGAGCGGGCAGACCCGCTACCGGGTCCGGCCCGGTAGGCCGCGACCGGCGGGGACCGTGGCGCTGCCCGGGGACGGCGCCAGGCTCCGGTTCCTTGTTGACGACCACGGCGGGCCGGCGATCCTTCATGACCCGCACGCCCAGACGCTGACCGTCGTCGGGGTTGTCTCGCACCCGGCATTCGTTCTGCTGTCCGCCGACGAGCAGGCCCGCCGGGTGCACGCCTGGGGACGAGGGCTGGCTGCGGTGGCAGCCTCCGGGACCGGAACCCGTTTGCAGGTTCTCGAGCTGACCCTGCCCGACTCCGGCCGCGGCATCACTGGATGGTGGGATACCCACCGAGCCAGCGCCCACGGCACACTTGCCGCGGACGCGTATGGGGAGCTGATGCGAACCCGCGTCGTCGGCAGCGCCTCGCACCGCACGCTTATCGCTCTCTCGCTGGACCTGCGCAAGAGCAGGACCTGGATCCGGCGGACGGGCCGCGGAATGCGCGGCGCCGTCGCGTTCCTTCACCAGGAAGTGGCCTCCCTCGAGGCCAGCATGAGGGCGGCCGAACTCCGACTGGGCTCCTGGCTCGACGAGTCCGCCCTCGCCGCGACCCTCCGCACGGCATACGACCCCGGCTTTGCCCTCCAGGACCCGCGCCCGACGGCGAAGCTGGCCACCGCCGGCCCAATCGCTATCGACGAGCACTGGGACTACCTGCGGCACGACTCGTCCTTCTCAGCTGTGCTCTGGATCAGCGAATGGCCGCGGGTCTCGGCACCGACCTTCTTCCTCCACGCCCTGGTCTTCCAGCCCGGCATCCGCAAGACCCTCTCCCTGACCTTCGAACCGATCCCTGTCGACGCCGCCATGCGCGACATCCGCAAGGCGAAGGTCGAGTACGCCACGGAGGCGGCGCAGAAGGCCAAGATCGGCGCCATCGCCGACCTGTCCGACACCGTCGAACGCGAAGACGTGGTCGACCGCGAACGCGCGCTGATCGCCGGCCACGCCGACATCCGCTTCACCGGCCTCCTCACCGTCACCGCGCCGACCCGCGAGGAGTTGGAGGGCGCCGTGGCCGAGGTCAGCCGGGCGGCGATCCAGTGCGGGTGTGAGACCCGGCGCCTGTCCGGCCAACAGGGTCGCGCCTTTACCGCCGCCGCGCTCCCCCTCGCCCGGAAGGTGAACTGACATGGCCCGGCTGCGCGGGGAGGTGGCCTTCTACTCCCCCTCCGGACAACAGCGGCGTATGCCGTCGCCGCGACGGACGTCCCTGGGATCTCGCGTCGCCACGGCTGACCCGAGGGTCGATGCGGCAGCGATCGAGGAGGAGCGGATGGACAACTTGCCGGCAGGCGGTGAGGACGGTCCCGAGGCCGGGCGGTCCTGGCGGCGGTTGCACGTCCCGCCGCACCGGGCCACCTCCGACGTCGTCGCCGGCGCCTACCCCTTCCTGGCCGAGGCTGGACTCGGCACCGAAGGGGTCTTCATCGGGCAGGACGCCTGGTCCGGCGGGGGCTTCTGCTTCGACCCATGGGTGCTCTACGGCAAGGGCGTCATCACCAACCCAAACTGCCTCCTCGCCGGGGTTGTCGGCAAGGGCAAGTCGTTCCTGGCCAAGTCGATCGCCATGCGCTCCATCGCCTTCGGCCGGCGCGTCTACGTCCCCGGAGACCCCAAAGGTGAATGGAGCGCCGTTGCGCAGGCCGTCGGGGGCGCCGCGATCCAGCTCGGCGGCGGATCGACCAACCGGCTCAACCCGCTCGACCCCGGACCTCGGGACACCACCCTCACCGATACCGCCTGGGCCCAGCTCGTCGGCACCCGGCGCCGGACCCTGCTCGGGTCACTGGCCTCCGCGGCGCTCGGCCATCCTTTGATGGCGGTCGAGCACACCGCCCTCGACGCCGCTCTGCGATCCAGCATCTCGAGCAGCACCACCCCCACCCTGCCCGCGGTCGTGGACGCCCTCCTCGAGCCCCGTGATGCACTCACTGGTGCCAGCGTCGTCGAGCTCACCCGCGACGGTCGTGACCTTGGCCACGCGCTGCGGCGGCTCGTGGCTGGCGACCTCGCCGGACTCTTCGACGGGCCGTCCACCGTCACCTTCGACCCGAGCCTGCCGATGGTCTCCCTGGACCTGTCCGCGATCCAAGGCTCTGACCAGCTCATCGCCATGGTCATGACCTGTGCGTCCGCGTGGATGGAGTCCGCCCTCGCGGCCGGCGACGGCGGTCAAAGATGGGTGGTCTATGACGAAGCCTGGCGGCTGATGCGGCAACCCGCTCTCCTCGCGCGCATGCAGTCGCAATGGAAGCTCTCCCGCGGCCTCGGCATCGCCAACCTCCTCATCGTCCACAGGCTCTCCGACCTGGATGCCGTCGGCGACGCCGGCTCCGAAGCGCGCGCCCTGGCCCGCGGCCTGCTCGCCGACTGCTCGACCAAGATCATCTACCAGCAGGAGACCAGCGAAGCCCCCGGAACCGCCGCCGCCCTCGGCCTCTCGACCGCCGAACGAGACCAACTCCCCGATCTGCAACGTGGAGAGGGCCTCTGGCGGGTCGGGCAACGCGCGTTCGTTGTCAGACATACGTCGACCAAGATCGAGGAGAGTCTGTTCGACACCGACGGCCGAATGAGCTGAGTACGTGTTGCCGCGACGCCTGCTGCGAGGGTGAACGTGATCCTCCCCCTGTGGCAGCCACCGGTGAACACGATGCCCGCTACGCGGCGGTGTGACGCAGTTGCCGTCCTCGCGCAGAGGGTCAAGTAGGTGGTGCGCGCTCGCGTTTTCTTGCACAACCAGACACTGGCTATCCTCACGCCACTAGTCGCCGTCGCCCGCAGCGTGAAAGCGTGCGGCACCCCGTTGACTGAGCCCTGATCCACCGACCGGTCGACGGTAGCGGCGGGTCGTGACACGCGAATGCCCCTGTGGGGCGGGAGAATTGGGTTTACCAAGACACCAGTTCACCGTGACCGAAGGGGCATCCGACAGATGCAAGCATTCCACACGATCGACGCGGTTTTCGATGACCCCAACCTGATCGGTGCGGCGGGTCTGGTCCCGGTGATGCGGTTGGCGCAGCGGGCCGGGTTGCAGCAGCTGCTGGCGGAGCGGTTAAGCGTGTCCTCGCCCAACGCCGCGGTCAAGGCGGGGTGTGTGGTCGCGGGGATGATCGCCGGCGCCGACAGCATCGACGACCTCGACGTGCTGCGCCACGGCGCGATGGCCAAGGTCGTGTCCGGGGTGCGGGCACCGTCGACGGTCGGGACGTTCCTACGCACCTTCACGTTCGGGCACGTCCGTCAGCTCGACGCGATCTCCTCCCAGGTCCTGGCCGGGCTCGCGGGTGTGGTCCCGCGGCTCCTGGCCGGGACTGATGCGATGGCGTTCGTCGACATCGACGACACGATCCGCGAGGTCCACGGGTACAAGAAGCAGGGCGTCGCGTACGGGTACTCCGGCGTCAAGGGGTTGAACGCGCAGCTGGCGGTGCTGTCGTCGCCGACCTGTGCACCGGTCATCGCCGCGTCCCGGCTGCGCAAAGGCAACACGATCTCCGGGCAGGGCGGGGCGAAGCTGGTCGGGGACGCCGTCGCCACCGCTCGTCGGGCCGGGGCGGGCGGGCAGGTGATGGTGCGGGCCGACTCCGGGTACTACCGCCGCGACCTGATCACCGCCGCGCTGAAGGCGAAGGCGTGGTTCTCGGTCACCGTCCGAATGAATCCTGCTGTGGTCCGGGCGATCGCGGGCATTCCCGAGACGGCGTGGACCACGATCGAGTACCCCCGCGCGATCTGGGACGACGACGAGAAGCGGTGGATCTCCGAAGCACAGGTCGCCGAGACCTGGTTCACCGCGTTCTCGTCCGCACGCAAGGCCGAGCAGGTCCCGTGCCGGCTCGTCGTGCGCCGGGTCCAGCGCCTGAACAAGACCGCCATGGCCGCCGGACAAGACGAGCTGTTCCCCAGCTGGCGTCATCACGGGTTCGTCACCAACTCGACCCTGACCGCGATCACGGCGGACGAGACCCACCGTGACCACGCCATCGTGGAGCAGGTCATCGCCGAGCTCAAGAGCGGGGCCATGGCCCACGCCCCATCGGGAAGGTTCGACGCCAACGCAGCGTGGCTGGCCCTGGCCTGCCTTGCGTTCAACCTCCTGCGCGCCGCGGGAGTGGCCGCCTCGACCCGCCACGCAAGGGCGAGGTGGACCACCCTGCGCACCCACCTGGTCGCGGTCCCGGGCAGGGTCGCGTCCTCGGCCCGACGGTTGATGCTGCACCTGCCGACGAACTGGCCCTGGGCGGATGCCTGGGACAACCTCTGGGCCACCGCCACCGCTACCTCCTGACCATCCGGCCACCCGGCCCCGAGGAACGACCCGACGTGGAAAAGCCGGACAGACCGGCGGCTCCACCGCGCCACCGTCCGGCAAGGCCCGGGATCACCGGCCGACGACGTCAGCGGA
Proteins encoded in this region:
- a CDS encoding ATP-binding protein, with amino-acid sequence MARLRGEVAFYSPSGQQRRMPSPRRTSLGSRVATADPRVDAAAIEEERMDNLPAGGEDGPEAGRSWRRLHVPPHRATSDVVAGAYPFLAEAGLGTEGVFIGQDAWSGGGFCFDPWVLYGKGVITNPNCLLAGVVGKGKSFLAKSIAMRSIAFGRRVYVPGDPKGEWSAVAQAVGGAAIQLGGGSTNRLNPLDPGPRDTTLTDTAWAQLVGTRRRTLLGSLASAALGHPLMAVEHTALDAALRSSISSSTTPTLPAVVDALLEPRDALTGASVVELTRDGRDLGHALRRLVAGDLAGLFDGPSTVTFDPSLPMVSLDLSAIQGSDQLIAMVMTCASAWMESALAAGDGGQRWVVYDEAWRLMRQPALLARMQSQWKLSRGLGIANLLIVHRLSDLDAVGDAGSEARALARGLLADCSTKIIYQQETSEAPGTAAALGLSTAERDQLPDLQRGEGLWRVGQRAFVVRHTSTKIEESLFDTDGRMS
- a CDS encoding IS1380 family transposase, whose amino-acid sequence is MQAFHTIDAVFDDPNLIGAAGLVPVMRLAQRAGLQQLLAERLSVSSPNAAVKAGCVVAGMIAGADSIDDLDVLRHGAMAKVVSGVRAPSTVGTFLRTFTFGHVRQLDAISSQVLAGLAGVVPRLLAGTDAMAFVDIDDTIREVHGYKKQGVAYGYSGVKGLNAQLAVLSSPTCAPVIAASRLRKGNTISGQGGAKLVGDAVATARRAGAGGQVMVRADSGYYRRDLITAALKAKAWFSVTVRMNPAVVRAIAGIPETAWTTIEYPRAIWDDDEKRWISEAQVAETWFTAFSSARKAEQVPCRLVVRRVQRLNKTAMAAGQDELFPSWRHHGFVTNSTLTAITADETHRDHAIVEQVIAELKSGAMAHAPSGRFDANAAWLALACLAFNLLRAAGVAASTRHARARWTTLRTHLVAVPGRVASSARRLMLHLPTNWPWADAWDNLWATATATS
- a CDS encoding type IV secretion system protein gives rise to the protein MSCDGIFSLSPVCVATAAVNLPSSIADSAFSHMAGAFGVTAGNAASWLWQQLDEATALDLSSPALLTEIAATASVAVVLCLALFTIQVITGTLRRDPGALGRAFTGLVISFVGSALALGTTRIGLGAVDSLSAGFVQYTAGTNVAGLGSKLQFVALSNIQSPVTTLLFAVVIIAAVVVVWAAMMIRKMTLLIAAVLAPLAFSGATADITRSWARKWVELVCALVASKLLLVIILSIGVAVLDTAGQAGGGTGQATTQLAAGSLILMLGGFAPWASIKMFSFAGESLYAAHAAVGHAKAGGQAAIAAPQKAAALHGQVRAISAGSRASHATPPWAGGNQPTAAAVQTARPGVPGVGTAPAGEPGAAGAVGATGSAAAATGPAAPAIAVGTAAAGAVETTVQQAGVATQSATTAGPPGGPPPEPPPPPGTQLPPARGPQP
- a CDS encoding SCO6880 family protein: MTDTGTPMTVRFARRPRRGLLLGLSAPRVACLAVAVSVLIPAMFTTGALGAALTLPLWGGLVALAFVRVGGRIAVEAAPTAVHYLVRRASGQTRYRVRPGRPRPAGTVALPGDGARLRFLVDDHGGPAILHDPHAQTLTVVGVVSHPAFVLLSADEQARRVHAWGRGLAAVAASGTGTRLQVLELTLPDSGRGITGWWDTHRASAHGTLAADAYGELMRTRVVGSASHRTLIALSLDLRKSRTWIRRTGRGMRGAVAFLHQEVASLEASMRAAELRLGSWLDESALAATLRTAYDPGFALQDPRPTAKLATAGPIAIDEHWDYLRHDSSFSAVLWISEWPRVSAPTFFLHALVFQPGIRKTLSLTFEPIPVDAAMRDIRKAKVEYATEAAQKAKIGAIADLSDTVEREDVVDRERALIAGHADIRFTGLLTVTAPTREELEGAVAEVSRAAIQCGCETRRLSGQQGRAFTAAALPLARKVN
- a CDS encoding C40 family peptidase; protein product: MTAKPVMTVVGASLAALLLIVGSAAASTLGTDTPAPGPLCVTTGPMTGLSPAQATNARIVAATASARGGPTAAMVALMVGLAESGMRVLANPNDPGGAAYPHDGVGYDHDSLGIFQQRPSWGSAAQRMDPTASTDLFVDALMALPNWQSKPPAVAAQLVQRSAFDGTPSAANGRSAVVGANYRDQQPLAVTVLGIVSADAARLDCGASGGPVAPASPGAYGLPPTWAIPGGTSFEARIAAAFALAQLGKPYQWGATGPAAFDCSGLLQSAWAQAGVMISRTTYTQLHDGTPTDAAHLLPGDLVLTPGSDGSLALPGHVGMSIGLGLIVEAPQTGDVVKVVTLRGFTAGGVSALRHIA
- a CDS encoding DUF6112 family protein, coding for MAPRELRKVLAMSAPSIDIPPNTNGLPGLGALESMVGALLTFGLVAAVAGIAISSIAWAIGSHSSNPHVAGKGKTGVLVAGGAALLIGAANALVTFFNTVGHTVQ